DNA sequence from the Pseudoxanthomonas sp. genome:
GACGTACAGTGCGGGATCGGTGAAGAAGCCGTGCGTGCTGTCGCCGCCGTCGCCGCTGAGCACGCTCAGGCTCATCGCCACGGCCTTGTACTGCAGCGCCAGGTAGGGCACCACGCCGATCAGTGCGATCACCGTCACCAGCGCCGCCAGCCGGCGCGAGCGGCCGTAGCGCGAGGAGATGAAGTCGGCGATGGAGACCGTGTTCTCGCTGCGCGCGATCAGCGCCAGCCGCTCGATGATGCGCCAGCCGAACAGCAGCAGCAGGACCGGTCCCAGGTAGATCGGCAGGTAACCCAGGCCGTTGCGCACCGCGCTGCCGACCGCGCCGTAGAACGTCCACGACGAGCAGTACACCGCCAGCGCCAGGCTGTAGACCACCGGGCGCAGCCACGGACGGTCGGGATACATCGGTCGGCGGTCGCCCCACCACGCCACGCCGAACAGCAGCGCGGCGTAGCCGACGGACACCAACAGCAGGATCCAGCTGGAAACCAACGCCCTCTCCCCGGGGCCCGACCCGTCGCCGAGTGTACCGGCTGCCGCGCGTCGCGGCGGCGGGTCAGGGCGCCGGGACTGCCAGCAGTTCGCGCACGGCCGTCTCGGCCTGGCCGCGCAGTTCGGGGATGGCGATGCTTTCCCAGACGCAGCCGATGCGCAGGCTGCCGAGGATGAAGATGCGCGGCTGCGGACGGCCCTCGGCATCCACCATGCGGCCGTCGCGCGCCGCCTTCAGGCCGATGCCGTGCGGTCCGGGCTGTGCGTGGCCCCTGCCGAGCAGGTCGTGCAGGAGCGGGTTGCGCATGGTCTGCGCACGCATCTCCACGCCGGTGGCGTTGACCACGTAGTCGACGTCGAACTCGTCGGTACGGCCATCGCGGGTATGCGTAGTGATGCGCAGGCGGCGGCCTTCGTCCATCACCGTGTCCAGCCGGCCGCGGTGCAGGCACAGCTGGCCGCGGTCGAGCAGCGCCTGCAGCGTGGCATGCACCTCCGGCGCGATGCGGTGGCGGTGCACGTCCCACTGGCGCACGACATGGCGCAGGAAGCGGCGCTGGTCGGGCAGCGACATCGACTGCCACAGCGCCTGCACGTGCGGACGGATCCGTTCCATCGCCGCCTGCCACGGCAGCCCGTCGGCGACGGCCTGTTTCGCCGCTGCGCGCAGGAAGCGCATGCGCGCGCGCAGGTCCATGACCTGCAGCGGGGCGGGATCGAAGGTCGCCGCGCCGCCATGGCAGTGCGGCAACGGCAGCAGGGCGTGGCGCGACAGCACGTGGATCGTGCCGGTGTGGCCGTTGTCGTGCAGGCTCAGCACGGTATCCACCATGCTCAGGCCCGAACCGACGATGCACAGCTCGGCGTCGACCGGGATCGCCTTCACCGCATCGAAGTCCCACGCCGCCAGCGAACGGCCAGCCGGCAGGTGCGGTGCGCCGCGTGCCGGCAGCGGCTTGGGCGTGTTGCCGACCGCCATCACCACGCCGTTCGCGTGCAAGGCCCCGTGTTCCGCCAGGTGCAGCGTCGCGCCGTCGTCGCGTGCCTCCAGCTCGCATACGCTGTCGCGGATCACCTGCAGCGAGGCGGGGCTCGCGGCGATGGCCTCCTGCAGTCGCGTGCGCAGGTACTCGCCGTAACGGCGGCGTGCGATGAAGGCGTGCGCCAGCGTCTCCCGATCCGCGCCGCCGGGCGGCGTGGTGGCGACCACATAGTCGAGGAAGTCCGCAGGACGGTCATCGAAGGCGCTCATGCGCGCGGCCGGCACGTTGAGCACGTGCTCGCCGTAGGTCGTCGCATAGGCGACGCCCTGCGCCAGCACCTGGCGCGGTTCGATCATCACGATGCGCAGCGGCGTGGTGGCCAGGCGCAGCGCCTGCATCGCCGCCAGCACGCCGCCGGCGCCGCCACCGATGATCGCGAGGTCGCAGGACGGCGGGGGCGTGTCGATCGTAGCGGTCATGGCGCCATTGTAGGCGAACGGCCCGCGGCGTCCGTGCGACGCGATGCCGCTACATCAGCGAATCCGCCAGCCGCGCGACGCCTTCGCGGCTGCGCTGCCAGCCGGGGCGGCGTCGCCACGCATCGCGGTCCACGTGGTCGGCGTGGGCCAGGTACTCGGCCTCGATCGCGCGGATGCGCGCCACCACGTCCGCGTCGTAGCAGACCAGGCCGATCTCGGCATTCAGCGCGAACGAGCGGATGTCCAGGTTGATCGAGCCGACCAGGGCGATGCCGTCGTCCACCGTCAGGTGCTTGGCATGCAGGAAGTGCGGCCGGTACAGTGCGATCTTCACCCCGCAGGCCAGCAGCTCGTCGTAGTACGACTGCTGCGCCCACGCCGTCAGCGTCTGGTTGTTGGTGGCCGACAGTACCAGCTGTACATCCACGCCCGACAGCGCGGCGATGCGCAGGGCGCTGAGCGTGGCATCGTCCGGTACGAAGTAGGGCGTGGTCAGCACCACCTTGTGGCGGGCGAGATGGATCAGCGCATTGACGGTGTCGCGCGCGTTCTCGAACGGATACGCCGGGCCGCTGGGCAGCAGCTGCGCGGCGACGTCCTGCGGCTGCACGCCGAGGTCGGGCTGCACGATCAGGCGCTCGCCGGTCTCGAGGTACCAGTCGCTGGCGAACACGCCTTCCAAGTGGGACACCACCGGTCCCTGCACGCGTGCGACCAGCTCGCGGTTCGGATGCCCGGGCACGAACACCGCATCCGCCAGGTTCTGCGAGCCCACGTAGCCGATCCGGTTGTCGATCACCGCCACCTTGCGGTGGTTGCGCAGGTCCATGCGCCCGCTGCGGCGCCACTGCAGTCCACCCGGCAGCATCGCATGCACCTGCACGCCGGCCGCACGCAGCCGCGCGGTGTAGGCGCGCAGCCCGCGCTTGGCCCCGACCGCATCGAGCAGCAGTCGGCAGGTCACGCCGCGCGACGCGGCGCGGCACAGCGACGCGGCGACGGCGTCGCCCACCGCATCGTCGAACATCAGGTAGTAGAGCAGATGGACCTGCTGCGTGGCGCCGTCGATGTCCTCGAGCAGGGCGCGCAGCGAGGCCTCGTAGTCGTCCAGCAGCACCACCGCGTTGCCATGCGTGGGCATGAAGGCGCCCTGGCGTTCGATCAGCGGCGCCATCTCGGCGGCGGCGCCGCCGTGCGGCGTCCAGCGCAGCGCGCTGAGCGGGCGCTGCTCCTCGCGGATCACATCCGACGCGCGCGCCTGGCGTTCGATCCGCTCGCGCGAAAGCCACGGGTGGCCGAGCAACAGGTACAGCGGCAGCCCGAGTAGCGGGACGAAGCCGACCAGCAACAGCCAGCTGCGCGCGGCCGCCGGCGTGGTCCGGCTGGGAATCCACCACAGCGCCGCAAGACGGATCAGCCAGTCGACGATCAGCAGGGCGGTGCCGTAGGACCAGTCCATGGGGTGGGGGTGTTTGGGGAGGGGGTGGCCGGATTCTGCGTGCAGGAGCGTACAAAGGAAAATCCGGCTTCTCACGGTGGCAGAAACCCCCGCTCTATTCCTTCTCCCCGTGCGCGGGGAGAAGGTGCCCGGAGGGCGGATGAGGGGCAGCTTTCGACTCGCCGAAGCCGGAAAGCAGAAAACCCCGCCGGGGCGGGGTTTTCCTTGAGGCGCTGGATGAACCGCCATGCGGCGGTTGAAAAGCGCTTCCCGCTTTCGCGGGGATGACCTAGTGGCAAAGGCGTTCGCTTCGCGAACGCGCCACTAGGTCACTTGATCTTGCCTTCCTTGTAGATCACGTGCTTGCGCACGACCGGGTCGTACTTCTTGATTTCCATCTTGCCCGGGGTGTTCTTCTTGTTCTTGTCCGTCGTGTAGAAGTGGCCGGTGTTGGCCGAGGAGATCAGACGGATCTTGTCGCGCTTGGATGCCATGGTCGGTTACTCCTCAGATCTTCTCGCCGCGCGCACGCAGCTCGGCCAGGACGGAGTCGATGCCGTTCTTGTCGATGGTGCGCAGCGCGTGCGCGGACACTTTCAGCTTGACCCAGCGGTTTTCGCTGGCGACCCAGAAGCGGCGCTCGTGCAGGTTGGGCAGGAAACGACGACGGGTCTTGTTGTTGGCGTGGCTGACGTTGTTACCCGTCATCACACGCTTGCCGGTCACTTGGCATACGCGGGACATACGCACCTCGATAGATATTCTGTCGCCCATAGCCTGGGAGACGGCGGCCCCACCGCGAGCCAGCGCGGTGCACGAAACGGGCGGAATTTCCGCTGTCGGGAGCAGGCAGGAGACGTGCTTCCTGACCTGCACGGTCATGGACCGGACACAGCTAGCCGCGCATTATGCCGGCGTTTCCCTTGCCCCGCAAGCACTTAGGCGTCCCGCCGGACCGCGGGGGTGGTGGGCCAAGGCCCACCCTACGGGGCCTACGAGGCCACGTTGCAGCCGCCGATGGCCTGGCCGGCCCTGGTCTCGGCGATGCACGGCGCGGATCTGGCTTTCCGCGGCGCAGGTCGGGCCCTGGCCCGACATCGGAGTGCTTCGGGGTCCGCAAGGCCGGACGGGCATGGTGGGCCGAGACCCACCCTACGAGGCCGTGTCGCAACTGACGATGGCCTGGCCGGCCCTGGCCTCGCCGATGTACGGCGCGGATCTGGCCTTCCGGAGGCGTAGGTCGGGCCTTGGCCCGACATCGGAGTGCTTCGGGGTCCGGAAGGCCGGACGGGCACGGTGGGCCAAGGCCCACCCCGTGGTCACGGCGCCGCGGTAGCTGCCTTGCCCGGGCCTGCCTTGCTCTCGGCGATGAAGGCACGGATCTGTTCCTCCAGCACCGGCAGGGTCACCGAGCCCTGCTTCAGCACGGCGTCGTGGAAGGCCTTGATGTCGAATTTCGGGCCCAGCGCCTGCTCGGCCTCGGCGCGCAGGCGGACGATGGCGATCTCGCCCAGCTTGTAGCTCAGTGCCTGCGCCGGCCAGGAGATGTAGCGGTCGACCTCGGTGGTGACTTCGTGCTCGGACAGGGCGGTGTGGTCGCGCAGGTAGGCCAGGGCCTGCTCACGCGTCCAGCCCTTGTGGTGCACGCCGGTGTCGATCACCAGGCGCGCGGCGCGCCACATCTCGTAGGTCAGGCGCCCGAAGTCCTCGTACGGCGTCTCGTAGATGCCCATCTCCTTGCCCAGCTTCTCGGTGTACAGCGCCCAGCCCTCGCCGTAGGCGGAGATGTAGTTGTCGCGGCGGAACGCCGGCTGCTCGCCCTGTTCCTGCGCCAGCGCGGCCTGCAGCGAGTGGCCCGGCGAGGATTCGTGCAGGGTCAGCGCCGGCAGGTTGTAGAGCGGGCGCGAGGGCAGGTCATAGGTGTTCAGCCAGTACGTGCCCAGGCCGCCGCGGCCGGCGGTCCAGAACGGGGCGATGTCGGCCGGCACCTCGACGATGGTGAAGCGCCCGCGTGGCAGCGTGCCGATGTATTTGCCGACCTCGCCGTCGACGCGCTTGGAGATCCACGCCGCGCGCTCGAGCAGTTGCTGCGGCGTCTTCGCGTAGAACTGCGGGTCGGTGCGCAGGAAGGTGAGGAACTCGGCGAACGTGCCCTTGAAGCCGGTCTGCTTGATGACGTCCTGCATCTCGGCCTGGATGCGCGCGACTTCCTTCAGGCCGATCTGGTGGATCTGCTCGGCACTGAGGTCCAGCGTGGTGTACTCGCGGATCTGCTGGGCGTAGAACGCCTTGCCGCCCGGCATGGCTTCGGCCGCCAGCGTGGTGCGCGCCTGCGGCACGTATTCGTTGCGGAAGAACGTCAGCAGCGTGCCGAATGCGGGCACCACCTGCTGGCCGATCGCGTCGCGCACTTCCTTTCGCAGCGCTTCCTGCTCCGCCGCCGGGATGCTGGCGGGCATTTTCTTGTACGGCGTGTAGAACGTGGACTGCTCGGGATCCTTCAGGTCGGCGACGGCGGCGATCGACACGTCGCGGCCGTCCAGCACCGCGCGCGGCACCGTGAAGCCACGCTTCAGGCCGCGGCGCATGTTGGCGATGTGCTGGTCGAAGTAGCGTGGCACGTCGCGCAGGCGCGCGGCATAGGCGCGGTAATCGTCGGCGGTCTTCATCGGCCGCCGCGCCATGAACGACAGGTTCGACCAGAACGACGAGTCCGAATTGAACGGCATTTCGTACGCGCCCAGGCGCACTTCATCGGCCAGGTTTTCCACCTGCGGCCGGTAGATCGCCAGGTTGATGCGGTTCTCCGGCGACAGCTGGCTCGCGTCGATGGCGTCGAGGTCCTTCAGTACCTGCTCCCAGACCTTCAGGCGCGCCTGCTGCGCGTCGGCGCCGACGTCCGGCAGCCGGCGCCGGTTGCCGGTGGTGTCCGCGTCCTCGTCGGCCTGGCCGGTCTGTTCCTGCCGCCATTTCCATTCCTTCTCGTACAGCGCCTGGAAGCGCTGGTCGGCATCGGACGGAGCGAAGGCGAGCGCGTGTAGCGGAGCCAAGGCGAGCAGCAGGGCGGCGGTGCGGAGGTTCAAGGCGGGCCATCCGGTGGAAGCGGAAAGCGGATGGTAATGCAGGGGCGCGATCAGCGCTTTTCTGTAGGAGCGACGTCAGTCGCGACCGCGGGGCACCAGCACCGGGATGCCTTTATCGATCGCGTTGACGCGGGCGATATGCCTCGGTTCTACCGCGTGGTCCAGGGAGGCCGGCAGCGGAAGGGTGCGGTCGCGACTTACGTCGCTCCTACAACAAGCACAAGCCTCACGCCTTCGGACGCAGGCGTTCCAGCACGCCGTCCAGCGTGTCCAGGTCGGTGTACTGGATGATCAGCTTGCCCTTGCCGCCGCGGCCGTGGGCGATGGTGACGCGGGTGCCGAGGGTCTCGGAGAGTTCGGTTTCCAGCGAGGCGATGTCCGGCTGCGGCGCGGCCTTGGCCGGCTTGGCCTTCTTGCCGGTCACCGGCACCTTGCCGGCGGCGAACTGCTGCGCGCGGTGTTCGACTTCTCGCACCGACCAGCCCTGTTCGGCGGCGTCCGAGGCCAGCTTGCTGGCCAGGTCCGGCGACAGCGTCAGCAGGGCGCGGGCGTGGCCCATTTCCAGGCGGCGCGCTTCCAGCAGGGCACGGATGGCCGGCGGCAGTTCCAGCAGGCGCAGCAGGTTGGAGACCGCAGCGCGCGAACGGCCCACCGCTTCGGCGGCTTCGGCATGGGTCAGCGAGAATTCGTTGATCAGGCGCTGCAGCGACTGCGCCTCTTCCAGCGGGTTCAGGTCTTCGCGCTGGATGTTCTCGATCAGCGCCATCGCGATGACGGTACGGTCATCCAGTTCGCGCACGACCACCGGCACTTCGGCCAGGCCGGCTTCCTGCGAGGCGCGCCAGCGGCGTTCGCCCGCGACGATCTCGAACTTGCCGGGCGACAGCTCGCGCACGACGATCGGCTGGATGACGCCCTGCGCCTTGATCGACTCCGCCAGCTCGGTGAGCTTGGCGGCATCCATCTGCATGCGCGGCTGGTACTTGCCCGGCTGCAGCTGCTGCACCGGCAGCGTGCGCAGGGCTTCGCCCGGCTGCGCTTCCGCCGGCGGCGTCTCGGCGCCTTTCGGGCCGAGCAGGGCTTCCAGTCCGCGACCCAGGCCGCGCTTCTTCGGGGCGCTCATCACGCGTGCTCCATGTGCTGCTGTTGCTTCTTGCGGTCGGCCGCGCGACGCAGGATCTCGCCGGCCAGGCCCAGGTAGGCCACGCCGCCGCGCGAGGCGCGGTCGTAGCCGACGATGCTCTGGCCATGGCTCGGCGCTTCGGCCACGCGCACGTTGCGCGGCACGATGGTGCGGAAGACCTTGTCGCCGAAGTGCGTGGTCAGTTCACCGGAGACGGCGTTGGCCAGGTTGTTGCGGATGTCGAACATCGTGCGCAGCACGCCTTCAATCTCCAGGCCGGGATTCAGGCGCGCGCGCAGCGCTTCGATGGTTTCCATCAGCGCCGACAGGCCTTCCAGCGCGTAGTACTCGCACTGCATCGGTACCAGCACCGAATCGGCGGCGGTCAGCGCATTGAGCGTCAGCAGCGACAGCGCCGGCGGGCAGTCGATGATGATGAAGTCGTAGTCGCCGCGGATCGGCTGCAGCGCGCTCTTGAGGCGCTGCTCGCGGCCGTCCACGTCCATCAGCTGGATCTCGGCGGCGGTCAGGTCGATGTTGCCCGGCATCAGGTCGAAGCCCTCGGGCGTGGTGACCACCGCGGCCCGCGCGTCCACTTCGCCCAGCAGCACGTCGCAGGTGGACGCATCCACCTCGCGCTTGTCCACGCCGCTGCCCATCGTCGCATTGCCCTGCGCATCCAGGTCGACCAGCAGCACCCGTTGCGGCGCGCGCGCCAGCGCGGCGGCCAGGTTCACGGCGGTGGTGGTCTTGCCGACTCCGCCTTTCTGGTTGGCGACGGCGATGATGCGGGCCATGCGAGGGCGCCTTATCGGATCCGGGGTGAGGGGGGATTATGCGGGCTGGGGCGGGGCCGTGCGAAATCAGGAGTACGGGCAACGCGGCGATGGCCGGTCACCTGCCCGGAAGAACGCGGTGAACGATCAGGGCAGCGCCAGTCTTTTCAACGGCTTAGGCGTGCAGGTGGACGGCGGGCGCCCTCAGTCTCGGCGCACGACGACCATGTGGCGCTCGCCGACCAGGCCCGGCACGGCCAGCGGCTCGATCCTGTCCACCGACCAGCCGGCCGGCAGCGCCGCGATCTCCTCATCGGGCCGCACGCCTTTCATGGCCAGCAGCGCGCCGCCGGGCTTCAGTAGGTGACCGCCGACCTCGATGATGCCGGCCAGCACGTCGAGCGCGCGCGCGGTGAGCGCGTCGTAGGCCTGCGGTTCGTCCAGTGCTTCGGCACGCGATTCGGCGACGCGCGCGTTGTCCAGCTTCAGCGTACGCACGGCTTCGCGCAGGAAGCGCGCCTTCTTGCCGTTGCTCTCCACCAGGGTCACCCGCAGGCCGGGCTTGGCGATGGCCAGCGGAATGCCGGGCAGGCCGGGACCGGTGCCGAGGTCGGCCAGCGCGCCGCCGTTCGCGGCCAGGTCGTCGACGAACGGGTACATCGCCAGCGAGTCCAGCAGGTGGCGGGTGACCATCTCGCGCGGGTCGCGGATGGCGGTGAGGTTGTAGGTCCGGTTCCAGCGGTCGAGCAGGGCCAGGTAGGCGAGCAGGCGCGGCGCCAGCGCGTCGGCGTCCAGCCCCAGCGCGGCGAGGCCACGGTGCAGCTCGTCGCGCAGGTCGGCGGAAAAGGCGGTGTCGTTCATCGCGCCATTATCGCAGGCCGCCAGGCGGCGCCGCGCGGATGCCAGGCGAGCGCGGCGCGATACCCTGGCGCGGCGCTCCACTCGTGCAGGTGCCAGTCGTCGGCGCGACCAAGCGACGGATCGCAGGCGGCCAGGCGTGTGCCGTCGTCTTCGAGCCGGACATGGAAGCGATGGAGGCCGAAGGAGATGCCCTGACCATGCGCCTTCAGCACCGCTTCCTTGACGCACCACAAGCGCAGGAAGGCCAGCGTCCGCGCCTCCTCGTCATCGAGGGACCGCAACCATGCGGTCTCGTGTGGATGGTAGAAGCGGTGCGCCAGCTCCATCGCGCGTGGACGCGGCCGCAGGCGTTCGATATCCACGCCCAGTTCGATGTCTTCGCCCAGGGCGAGCAGCAGGCGCTCGCCGCTGTGGCTCCAGCCGGTTTCCAGACGGTGCAGCGGGGCGATGAAGTGCGGGCGTCCCTGCGCATCGCGGGTGATCGGCAGCGCGCTCGGCGGCATGCCGAGCGCACGCGACAGGTGGGCGCGGGCGGTCGGCTCGCCGCGCTGTCGGGGCGCGTGCGGCAGCAGCCAGAGCGAGATGCCGTCCCGATGCCAGTCCGCAGGCGTGTCGCGCCAACTCACGTTGACGACCCGGTCCCGTGGTGCGCCACAGCGTGCAAGCCTGCGGCGATGGCGTTATCAAACACGGGCACGGAGGCTTCCCCCACAGGATTAACGACGGTTTCACGCAGTGCGTTGGAGATTGAAGCGTGCCCCGCGCCAAGGGGTCCTGTCCATCGAGGGAGAAGCGACGCAATGAATTTTCTCATCTATCTGATCGTGGGTGGCATCGCGGGCTGGCTGGCGAGCATCGTCATGAAGCGCGATGGTTCGCAGGGGATCATCCTGAATGTGGTGGTCGGCATCATCGGCGGTTTCCTCGGCGGCTGGCTGCTGCCGATGCTGGGGCTGGGCCTCGGTGGGGGCTGGGTGGGCTTCCTCATCACCGCCTTCATCGGCGCCGTGGTGCTGCTGCTGATCGTCAACCTGTTCACCCGCGGTCGCGCGAGGTAACGGTTCCGCTGCGGCCGCGTGCGCGTTCGAGACGCACCCAAGGCCCGTGGCACGGCAAAGGCCCGGCAGCGATACCGGGCCTTTGCTCGTTCTGGGTGCCGGGAATCCAGGGGTTTTCGACACGGATCAAAGCGAAGAAAGGCGGATAAAGAAAGAATGCT
Encoded proteins:
- a CDS encoding DUF885 domain-containing protein; translated protein: MHYHPLSASTGWPALNLRTAALLLALAPLHALAFAPSDADQRFQALYEKEWKWRQEQTGQADEDADTTGNRRRLPDVGADAQQARLKVWEQVLKDLDAIDASQLSPENRINLAIYRPQVENLADEVRLGAYEMPFNSDSSFWSNLSFMARRPMKTADDYRAYAARLRDVPRYFDQHIANMRRGLKRGFTVPRAVLDGRDVSIAAVADLKDPEQSTFYTPYKKMPASIPAAEQEALRKEVRDAIGQQVVPAFGTLLTFFRNEYVPQARTTLAAEAMPGGKAFYAQQIREYTTLDLSAEQIHQIGLKEVARIQAEMQDVIKQTGFKGTFAEFLTFLRTDPQFYAKTPQQLLERAAWISKRVDGEVGKYIGTLPRGRFTIVEVPADIAPFWTAGRGGLGTYWLNTYDLPSRPLYNLPALTLHESSPGHSLQAALAQEQGEQPAFRRDNYISAYGEGWALYTEKLGKEMGIYETPYEDFGRLTYEMWRAARLVIDTGVHHKGWTREQALAYLRDHTALSEHEVTTEVDRYISWPAQALSYKLGEIAIVRLRAEAEQALGPKFDIKAFHDAVLKQGSVTLPVLEEQIRAFIAESKAGPGKAATAAP
- a CDS encoding ParB/RepB/Spo0J family partition protein, with amino-acid sequence MSAPKKRGLGRGLEALLGPKGAETPPAEAQPGEALRTLPVQQLQPGKYQPRMQMDAAKLTELAESIKAQGVIQPIVVRELSPGKFEIVAGERRWRASQEAGLAEVPVVVRELDDRTVIAMALIENIQREDLNPLEEAQSLQRLINEFSLTHAEAAEAVGRSRAAVSNLLRLLELPPAIRALLEARRLEMGHARALLTLSPDLASKLASDAAEQGWSVREVEHRAQQFAAGKVPVTGKKAKPAKAAPQPDIASLETELSETLGTRVTIAHGRGGKGKLIIQYTDLDTLDGVLERLRPKA
- the rpmB gene encoding 50S ribosomal protein L28 — translated: MSRVCQVTGKRVMTGNNVSHANNKTRRRFLPNLHERRFWVASENRWVKLKVSAHALRTIDKNGIDSVLAELRARGEKI
- a CDS encoding 4'-phosphopantetheinyl transferase family protein yields the protein MSWRDTPADWHRDGISLWLLPHAPRQRGEPTARAHLSRALGMPPSALPITRDAQGRPHFIAPLHRLETGWSHSGERLLLALGEDIELGVDIERLRPRPRAMELAHRFYHPHETAWLRSLDDEEARTLAFLRLWCVKEAVLKAHGQGISFGLHRFHVRLEDDGTRLAACDPSLGRADDWHLHEWSAAPGYRAALAWHPRGAAWRPAIMAR
- the cls gene encoding cardiolipin synthase; translated protein: MDWSYGTALLIVDWLIRLAALWWIPSRTTPAAARSWLLLVGFVPLLGLPLYLLLGHPWLSRERIERQARASDVIREEQRPLSALRWTPHGGAAAEMAPLIERQGAFMPTHGNAVVLLDDYEASLRALLEDIDGATQQVHLLYYLMFDDAVGDAVAASLCRAASRGVTCRLLLDAVGAKRGLRAYTARLRAAGVQVHAMLPGGLQWRRSGRMDLRNHRKVAVIDNRIGYVGSQNLADAVFVPGHPNRELVARVQGPVVSHLEGVFASDWYLETGERLIVQPDLGVQPQDVAAQLLPSGPAYPFENARDTVNALIHLARHKVVLTTPYFVPDDATLSALRIAALSGVDVQLVLSATNNQTLTAWAQQSYYDELLACGVKIALYRPHFLHAKHLTVDDGIALVGSINLDIRSFALNAEIGLVCYDADVVARIRAIEAEYLAHADHVDRDAWRRRPGWQRSREGVARLADSLM
- the rpmG gene encoding 50S ribosomal protein L33 is translated as MASKRDKIRLISSANTGHFYTTDKNKKNTPGKMEIKKYDPVVRKHVIYKEGKIK
- a CDS encoding AAA family ATPase, giving the protein MARIIAVANQKGGVGKTTTAVNLAAALARAPQRVLLVDLDAQGNATMGSGVDKREVDASTCDVLLGEVDARAAVVTTPEGFDLMPGNIDLTAAEIQLMDVDGREQRLKSALQPIRGDYDFIIIDCPPALSLLTLNALTAADSVLVPMQCEYYALEGLSALMETIEALRARLNPGLEIEGVLRTMFDIRNNLANAVSGELTTHFGDKVFRTIVPRNVRVAEAPSHGQSIVGYDRASRGGVAYLGLAGEILRRAADRKKQQQHMEHA
- the rsmG gene encoding 16S rRNA (guanine(527)-N(7))-methyltransferase RsmG, which translates into the protein MNDTAFSADLRDELHRGLAALGLDADALAPRLLAYLALLDRWNRTYNLTAIRDPREMVTRHLLDSLAMYPFVDDLAANGGALADLGTGPGLPGIPLAIAKPGLRVTLVESNGKKARFLREAVRTLKLDNARVAESRAEALDEPQAYDALTARALDVLAGIIEVGGHLLKPGGALLAMKGVRPDEEIAALPAGWSVDRIEPLAVPGLVGERHMVVVRRD
- a CDS encoding FAD/NAD(P)-binding protein → MTATIDTPPPSCDLAIIGGGAGGVLAAMQALRLATTPLRIVMIEPRQVLAQGVAYATTYGEHVLNVPAARMSAFDDRPADFLDYVVATTPPGGADRETLAHAFIARRRYGEYLRTRLQEAIAASPASLQVIRDSVCELEARDDGATLHLAEHGALHANGVVMAVGNTPKPLPARGAPHLPAGRSLAAWDFDAVKAIPVDAELCIVGSGLSMVDTVLSLHDNGHTGTIHVLSRHALLPLPHCHGGAATFDPAPLQVMDLRARMRFLRAAAKQAVADGLPWQAAMERIRPHVQALWQSMSLPDQRRFLRHVVRQWDVHRHRIAPEVHATLQALLDRGQLCLHRGRLDTVMDEGRRLRITTHTRDGRTDEFDVDYVVNATGVEMRAQTMRNPLLHDLLGRGHAQPGPHGIGLKAARDGRMVDAEGRPQPRIFILGSLRIGCVWESIAIPELRGQAETAVRELLAVPAP
- a CDS encoding GlsB/YeaQ/YmgE family stress response membrane protein — protein: MNFLIYLIVGGIAGWLASIVMKRDGSQGIILNVVVGIIGGFLGGWLLPMLGLGLGGGWVGFLITAFIGAVVLLLIVNLFTRGRAR